In Oncorhynchus keta strain PuntledgeMale-10-30-2019 chromosome 19, Oket_V2, whole genome shotgun sequence, a single genomic region encodes these proteins:
- the LOC118398156 gene encoding DEP domain-containing mTOR-interacting protein-like yields MGPRTAVTPSKERKMVSGAHDNSLSSGNSGYYNRGPTLTPTSPVLSNPKSVLKRQVSPEELQRPGGPYIKRTFTIVGDAVGWGFVVRGSRPCHIQAVDPSGPAAAVGVKVRQFVVSVNGLNVLSLDYKMVRNLILTGKRTVVMEIMEESDC; encoded by the exons ATGGGACCTCGGACAGCTG tCACTCCATCCAAGGAAAGAAAGATGGTGTCTGGGGCGCATGATAACAGTCTTAGTAGTGGCAACAGTGGGTATTATAACAGAGGCCCCACGCTTACCCCTACCTCACCTGTGCTGTCAAACCCCAAATCAG TGCTGAAGAGACAAGTGAGTCCAGAGGAGCTGCAGAGACCAGGAGGCCCATATATAAAGAGGACATTTACA ATTGTGGGTGATGCGGTGGGCTGGGGATTTGTGGTCAGGGGGAGTAGGCCATGTCACATCCAGGCAGTGGACCCCAGTGGGCCTGCAGCAGCAGTAGGAGTGAAG GTGCGCCAGTTTGTGGTCTCTGTCAATGGTCTGAACGTCCTGTCTCTGGACTACAAGATGGTCAGAAACCTCATCCTCACTGGAAAACGAACCGTGGTCATGGAGATTATGGAGGAGTCTGATTGTTGA